One window of Brevibacillus choshinensis genomic DNA carries:
- a CDS encoding MarR family winged helix-turn-helix transcriptional regulator — translation MSEMSRASKIEELDRVFVEMARYFISQWLEEEEQISPKQFILLRVLHQRGRSTVSELANILKQSNSATTIALNRLVKAGFIDRVRDEQDRRVVWVTLSEKAVPLIESLLSRRRVLLSKLLENLSDEEIVQFTHFLVKMKQCL, via the coding sequence GTGAGCGAAATGTCCCGCGCCAGTAAAATCGAAGAATTGGATCGAGTATTTGTCGAGATGGCTCGCTATTTTATCAGCCAGTGGCTGGAAGAAGAAGAGCAGATCAGCCCAAAGCAATTTATATTGCTACGGGTGCTTCATCAACGGGGACGAAGTACCGTATCTGAACTGGCGAATATACTGAAGCAGTCCAATAGCGCTACAACGATTGCGCTCAATAGACTAGTAAAAGCTGGTTTTATTGATCGGGTCCGAGACGAACAGGACCGACGTGTCGTATGGGTTACTCTATCTGAAAAGGCAGTTCCATTGATTGAGAGCCTGTTGTCTCGTCGGCGTGTGCTACTAAGTAAGCTGTTGGAAAACCTGAGCGACGAAGAAATTGTACAGTTTACGCATTTTCTGGTGAAAATGAAGCAATGTTTGTAG
- a CDS encoding DUF4025 domain-containing protein encodes MEQQQNGRNESSQQDRAMDAAEMGETPETANGMATTQEQVSDMYKMGTIEDRGSTR; translated from the coding sequence ATGGAGCAACAACAGAATGGAAGAAATGAATCGTCCCAGCAGGATAGAGCAATGGATGCAGCTGAGATGGGAGAAACACCTGAGACAGCAAACGGAATGGCGACTACGCAAGAACAGGTGAGTGATATGTACAAGATGGGGACGATTGAAGACAGGGGGAGTACGAGGTAG
- a CDS encoding aminopeptidase: MRDPRLEQLAYNLVNYSVRVQPGENILINAKGETPELVTALVREIYKAKGNPYVQLINPAVSRELAMHCNEEQLAVMAEHEVKLMEKMDGYIGIRAGSNINEMADVPGDKLGQYSRLYELPVMNVRVPHTKWVVLRYPNASMAQLANMSTVAFEDFYFQVCNLDYAKMDKAMDSLVELMNRTDQVRLVGPDTDLTFSIKDIPAVKCAGLRNIPDGEVYTAPVKDSVNGTITHNAPTPYHGFVFENVQLTFENGKIVKATANDTERINEILDTDEGARYIGEFAIGVNPFIRNPMKDILFDEKIDGSFHFTPGQCYDEAYNGNKSSVHWDMVSIQRPEWGGGEIWFDGVLIRKDGIFVIPELECLNPENLKA, encoded by the coding sequence ATGAGAGACCCACGTCTTGAGCAATTGGCTTATAACCTCGTAAACTATTCGGTTCGAGTGCAACCAGGTGAAAACATTCTGATTAATGCCAAAGGAGAAACGCCAGAACTGGTAACTGCGCTGGTGCGTGAGATCTACAAGGCAAAAGGTAACCCTTACGTTCAGTTGATCAATCCAGCTGTGAGCCGCGAATTGGCGATGCACTGCAACGAAGAGCAGCTGGCAGTCATGGCTGAGCACGAAGTAAAGTTGATGGAGAAGATGGACGGCTACATAGGAATTCGTGCAGGAAGCAACATCAACGAGATGGCAGATGTGCCAGGTGACAAGCTGGGCCAATACTCTCGCCTGTATGAATTGCCTGTCATGAACGTCCGAGTGCCCCATACTAAATGGGTCGTTCTTCGCTATCCGAATGCTTCGATGGCACAGCTCGCGAATATGTCGACGGTAGCATTCGAAGACTTTTACTTCCAGGTGTGCAATCTGGACTACGCAAAAATGGATAAGGCAATGGATAGCCTCGTCGAATTGATGAATCGCACCGATCAAGTGCGTCTGGTAGGTCCAGATACCGATCTCACCTTCTCCATCAAAGATATCCCTGCTGTCAAATGTGCTGGACTGCGCAATATTCCGGATGGAGAGGTATACACCGCTCCTGTGAAGGATTCAGTGAATGGTACCATTACACACAACGCGCCGACACCGTACCATGGATTTGTGTTTGAAAATGTCCAGCTGACCTTTGAAAACGGGAAGATTGTAAAAGCGACAGCAAATGATACCGAACGAATCAATGAGATTCTCGATACCGATGAAGGAGCACGCTACATCGGTGAATTTGCTATCGGGGTTAACCCGTTCATCCGCAACCCGATGAAAGATATCCTGTTTGATGAAAAAATTGACGGTAGCTTTCATTTTACTCCAGGTCAATGTTACGACGAAGCATACAATGGCAACAAATCGTCGGTTCACTGGGACATGGTATCCATCCAACGTCCAGAGTGGGGCGGAGGAGAGATCTGGTTTGATGGCGTGCTAATTCGCAAAGATGGAATCTTCGTCATTCCTGAGCTGGAATGCCTCAACCCTGAGAACTTGAAAGCATAG
- a CDS encoding isoprenylcysteine carboxyl methyltransferase family protein has protein sequence MIFFWIVLGILLLQRVGELFLAARNARIIRSLGGYEIGAEHYLYIVALHTLFFISLILEVTMSQPSSLPRWWLLSFAFFLAAQILRYWCIWSLGSRWNTRILILPDSLPIIRGPYRVIRHPNYLVVAIELFALPMTFGASLTAFSFTLLNAWLLLRIRIPMEESAVYQTKE, from the coding sequence ATGATCTTTTTCTGGATCGTACTCGGGATTCTCTTGCTGCAACGGGTCGGTGAACTATTTCTAGCAGCCAGAAACGCACGAATCATTCGCTCGTTGGGTGGTTACGAGATCGGGGCAGAGCACTACCTTTACATCGTAGCTCTCCACACTCTCTTTTTCATCAGTTTGATTCTAGAGGTGACGATGTCCCAACCATCTTCACTTCCTCGCTGGTGGCTACTTTCCTTTGCCTTCTTTCTCGCAGCTCAGATCCTGCGGTACTGGTGCATCTGGAGTCTCGGGAGCCGCTGGAATACCCGCATCTTGATCCTGCCTGACTCTTTGCCCATCATTCGTGGTCCGTATCGCGTTATTCGGCACCCGAACTATTTGGTTGTAGCAATCGAACTTTTTGCATTACCGATGACGTTTGGAGCGTCTCTAACTGCCTTCTCTTTTACGCTTTTGAATGCATGGCTACTACTGCGTATCCGGATTCCGATGGAAGAGAGCGCGGTTTATCAAACAAAAGAGTAG
- a CDS encoding type III polyketide synthase — MPRIEAVATAVPPYEISQEDSMKLARRFFQDAYPDIDRLLGVFGNSQIQKRHLCMPMDWYESERHFAEKNKLYVENAEALAVLAARKCLEKANLSADSIDCLMFVSSTGIATPSLDSRLVNRLGLRSDVTRVPLWGLGCAGGAMGLSRACEYARAYPDRRVLLLSVELCGLTFIRQDMSKSNLVATCLFGDGAAAVLIEGDTVHLTDSRAPRLRFCGARTTTWPDTLDVMGWELTEPGLKVIFSRDIPSIIRQSMKENVDSFLSPHGTSVDRLRHFIFHPGGAKVLTAYQSSLGISADATRLSAEILNNFGNMSSPTVLFVLEKSMEQNWEHGDLGLLAALGPGFSSEMLLLEAR; from the coding sequence ATGCCCCGTATTGAAGCTGTCGCAACTGCAGTTCCTCCCTACGAGATTAGCCAAGAGGATTCAATGAAATTGGCTCGGCGTTTTTTCCAAGACGCTTACCCTGATATTGATCGGCTCTTGGGTGTATTCGGGAACAGTCAAATTCAAAAGCGTCACCTTTGCATGCCGATGGACTGGTACGAAAGTGAGCGGCATTTTGCAGAAAAAAACAAGTTGTACGTTGAAAATGCAGAAGCTCTCGCTGTCCTCGCTGCGCGTAAATGTCTGGAAAAAGCAAACCTCTCTGCAGACTCCATTGACTGTCTCATGTTTGTATCCAGTACAGGCATTGCTACACCGAGTCTTGACTCACGTTTGGTCAACCGATTAGGACTGCGCTCGGACGTCACCAGGGTGCCCCTTTGGGGGTTGGGATGTGCGGGTGGAGCCATGGGACTCTCACGTGCCTGCGAGTACGCTCGTGCCTATCCAGATCGCCGAGTGCTACTTTTGAGTGTTGAGCTATGTGGATTGACCTTTATCCGTCAAGATATGTCCAAAAGTAATCTGGTAGCCACCTGCCTGTTTGGAGATGGGGCAGCTGCTGTATTAATCGAAGGCGATACGGTTCACCTAACCGATTCACGCGCTCCCCGACTACGATTCTGCGGGGCACGTACAACGACCTGGCCAGACACATTAGACGTCATGGGTTGGGAGCTCACCGAACCAGGCTTGAAAGTCATCTTTTCCCGCGATATTCCCAGTATCATCCGCCAATCGATGAAGGAAAACGTCGATAGCTTTCTTTCCCCGCACGGCACCTCCGTGGATCGTTTGCGTCATTTTATTTTCCATCCCGGTGGTGCCAAGGTACTGACTGCCTATCAAAGCTCATTGGGCATTTCTGCTGACGCCACACGTCTTTCCGCTGAAATACTCAACAACTTTGGCAATATGTCTTCTCCGACTGTCCTCTTTGTTCTAGAGAAAAGCATGGAGCAGAACTGGGAGCATGGCGATTTAGGTCTGCTTGCGGCGCTTGGGCCCGGATTTAGTTCAGAAATGCTGCTGCTGGAAGCGAGGTGA
- a CDS encoding MDR family MFS transporter, which translates to MVWLQHLLSRYDRAIWIRVIGTILTTFAGFMLRPFLAFYLYDRMDGNLLLAAMVTSLQPLTSIISGYFAGSISDRYGRKPLMVAALLIESISMAGYIWAESLYAFAFLTILNGVGASLFWPAASAQVTDIVPEEKRSEVFALLHTALNVGAAAGPLIGVALYKINPGIAFGICALALFIYCLLILWQVPETLPLEKRNHARSKDGGNPAPRIKLAEHKTLIWMTLAAIPVSLLYSQVEIILPQHLRTKYDDFLTIFATLMTINGILVVCCQIAIAKFAERFPAHRVILIAYLFLACVGFGYGWAPGLLVLIIAETVFTIGEMLYGPQIQKAISVMAPEEFRGRYFAVFGANWGITGTIGPSVGAVAFRGIGGAFWFSVLGLILIIGGLFQYRFVKKAMLRQEPSSSSTEQQAVSPSV; encoded by the coding sequence ATGGTTTGGCTGCAACACCTCCTATCCCGCTATGACAGAGCGATCTGGATTCGCGTCATCGGGACAATCCTAACAACGTTTGCTGGCTTCATGCTCCGACCATTCCTCGCCTTTTATCTGTATGACAGAATGGATGGCAATCTTTTGCTTGCCGCAATGGTGACAAGTTTGCAACCACTAACTAGTATCATTTCTGGCTATTTTGCGGGGAGCATATCCGATCGATACGGCCGAAAGCCGTTGATGGTTGCCGCCCTTTTGATCGAGTCCATATCCATGGCAGGCTACATCTGGGCAGAATCCCTCTACGCTTTTGCCTTTCTGACCATTCTCAATGGAGTAGGTGCGTCCCTGTTCTGGCCAGCTGCCAGCGCTCAAGTAACCGACATCGTGCCTGAGGAGAAAAGAAGCGAAGTATTTGCTTTGCTCCATACCGCCCTAAACGTTGGAGCTGCAGCAGGCCCATTAATCGGGGTTGCGCTCTACAAGATCAATCCGGGAATTGCATTTGGAATCTGTGCACTCGCTCTCTTTATTTACTGTTTGCTGATCTTGTGGCAAGTGCCTGAGACATTGCCACTGGAAAAGCGGAATCATGCGAGGAGCAAGGATGGTGGGAACCCTGCACCTCGGATCAAGCTTGCCGAGCACAAAACCTTGATCTGGATGACCTTGGCCGCCATCCCCGTATCCTTGCTGTATTCGCAGGTCGAAATCATCCTGCCGCAGCACTTGCGGACTAAATACGATGACTTCCTCACGATCTTCGCTACCTTAATGACCATTAACGGGATTCTCGTCGTCTGTTGCCAAATCGCTATTGCCAAATTCGCCGAGCGTTTTCCTGCTCACCGTGTCATCTTGATCGCGTACCTATTCCTCGCCTGTGTCGGTTTCGGTTATGGGTGGGCACCAGGCTTGCTGGTCCTTATTATCGCGGAAACCGTCTTTACGATTGGTGAAATGCTGTACGGCCCTCAAATCCAAAAAGCAATCTCTGTCATGGCTCCAGAAGAGTTCCGAGGACGTTATTTTGCTGTTTTCGGCGCCAACTGGGGCATTACCGGAACAATCGGACCGTCCGTAGGAGCAGTCGCTTTTCGCGGCATAGGCGGCGCTTTTTGGTTCTCTGTATTAGGCTTGATACTGATCATCGGTGGACTTTTTCAATACCGTTTTGTCAAAAAAGCGATGCTCCGTCAAGAACCTTCTTCTTCCTCGACAGAACAACAGGCAGTTTCTCCTTCTGTATAA
- a CDS encoding GGDEF domain-containing protein, translating into MDSRWIGLGASCLMIGVWMVAFGLPTEQNDVGWVFWAAAVQLAVGYCVGKYVHSLQHMAYHDSLTGVLVNRRFVSRMNHEVEMARRSKYPVTLLFIDLDNFKKYNDQHGHLEGDRLLCHFATVLQACVRRQDAVGRWGGEEFVVLLPHTDTKKGLAIGERIQKQVREELAGVTVSIGVASFPLHAADAMQLTEKADTLMYEAKKKKDCMLAATN; encoded by the coding sequence TTGGATTCACGCTGGATTGGCTTGGGAGCATCCTGCTTGATGATTGGTGTATGGATGGTAGCATTTGGGCTGCCCACAGAGCAAAATGATGTAGGATGGGTATTCTGGGCTGCAGCTGTTCAGTTAGCAGTTGGCTATTGCGTTGGAAAATACGTCCATTCATTGCAGCACATGGCCTACCATGATTCGCTTACAGGAGTTCTGGTCAATCGTCGCTTTGTTAGTAGAATGAATCATGAGGTAGAAATGGCGCGTAGATCTAAATACCCAGTGACCTTATTGTTTATTGATTTGGATAATTTCAAAAAATACAATGACCAGCATGGGCATTTGGAAGGGGACAGACTCTTGTGTCATTTTGCGACGGTCTTGCAAGCCTGCGTGCGTAGGCAAGACGCTGTTGGAAGATGGGGGGGTGAAGAATTTGTCGTCCTGCTTCCTCACACCGATACGAAAAAGGGGCTAGCAATCGGTGAGCGGATCCAGAAGCAAGTCCGAGAAGAGCTTGCTGGTGTTACGGTTAGCATAGGTGTGGCATCATTTCCTCTCCATGCTGCAGATGCTATGCAACTGACTGAAAAAGCCGATACATTAATGTACGAGGCCAAGAAGAAAAAAGACTGTATGTTGGCTGCAACGAATTAA
- a CDS encoding DUF47 domain-containing protein, giving the protein MLKSNKYIFFDLFEQQIATVHKGTHLFYEMIGNYQDLEAKVKAIKAVEKEGDEIVRRIMNELNSTFITPLEREDIHQLAHTMDSMIDYIDGVADRMYLYQVQQPDPRVLAQANILVKCSAKLIELIRTLRKLDHQVVTKIAREIKDLEHESDSNYRKMVSDLLNAPNANPIEAIKLKEIYDKLEDCADFAEDVSNLVEGIVLKNA; this is encoded by the coding sequence ATGTTGAAATCAAACAAGTATATCTTCTTCGATCTGTTCGAACAGCAAATTGCCACTGTCCACAAAGGAACTCATCTCTTCTATGAGATGATAGGGAACTATCAAGATCTAGAGGCGAAAGTCAAGGCAATCAAAGCTGTAGAAAAAGAAGGGGATGAAATCGTTCGTCGCATCATGAACGAATTGAACTCCACTTTTATCACTCCGCTTGAGCGCGAAGATATTCATCAGTTGGCTCATACGATGGACTCGATGATCGATTACATCGATGGTGTGGCAGATCGCATGTATCTCTATCAGGTTCAACAGCCTGATCCACGCGTCCTCGCACAAGCCAACATTCTCGTAAAATGCTCAGCGAAGCTGATCGAACTGATCCGTACCCTTCGCAAGCTGGACCATCAAGTCGTTACGAAAATCGCACGTGAAATCAAGGATTTGGAACATGAGTCCGATTCCAACTACCGTAAAATGGTTTCCGACCTCCTGAACGCCCCGAATGCGAATCCGATCGAAGCCATCAAGCTGAAAGAGATTTACGACAAGCTTGAAGACTGTGCGGATTTTGCAGAAGACGTATCCAATCTGGTAGAAGGGATCGTGTTAAAGAATGCCTGA
- a CDS encoding inorganic phosphate transporter: MPDLSPEVIILVLVVIMALSFDFINGFHDTANAIATSVSTRALSPRTAIIIASVFNLLGALTYTGVAKTIGGKITDPFKLENGLVVVLAALTAAILWNLITWWFGIPSSSSHAIIGGVAGAAVGAAGFGAINMEGFLDIVKALIISPIVAFVIGFIVIKIVSKLVANTAYHRTNRSFRVLQVLSASWQSFSHGANDAQKTMGVITLALLSGGFLHQAPGEFTIPLWVKLSAAIAMALGTSVGGWRIIKTMGGKIMKIKPISGFSADLSSALIITIFTALKLPVSTTHVITSSILGVGASTKLNAVKWGLAGRILVTWVITLPVTALLAAACYVVFDVFL, translated from the coding sequence ATGCCTGATCTTTCGCCAGAGGTGATAATTCTCGTACTCGTCGTCATCATGGCGTTAAGTTTTGACTTTATCAACGGCTTTCACGACACCGCCAACGCGATTGCTACATCCGTATCCACAAGAGCGTTGAGTCCGCGTACAGCCATCATTATTGCTTCTGTATTCAACCTGCTTGGTGCCCTCACTTACACGGGGGTAGCAAAGACGATTGGTGGTAAAATTACCGATCCATTCAAGTTGGAAAACGGATTAGTTGTTGTTCTTGCAGCACTTACCGCCGCCATTCTGTGGAATCTGATCACGTGGTGGTTTGGGATTCCGAGTTCTTCCTCTCATGCAATTATCGGCGGTGTAGCCGGTGCTGCGGTAGGTGCTGCAGGATTTGGTGCAATCAATATGGAAGGCTTCCTCGATATTGTTAAAGCACTGATTATTTCACCTATCGTTGCTTTTGTGATCGGTTTTATCGTCATCAAGATCGTTTCAAAACTCGTAGCGAATACCGCCTATCATCGTACGAATCGTAGCTTCCGTGTCCTGCAAGTTCTGTCAGCTTCCTGGCAGTCCTTTAGCCATGGTGCAAACGATGCGCAGAAAACAATGGGGGTAATCACTCTCGCTCTGCTTTCTGGAGGGTTTTTGCATCAAGCTCCAGGAGAGTTCACGATCCCACTTTGGGTAAAGCTGTCAGCCGCAATTGCGATGGCGCTTGGTACTTCCGTAGGGGGATGGCGCATCATTAAGACGATGGGTGGCAAGATTATGAAAATCAAGCCAATCAGCGGTTTCTCGGCTGACCTGTCCTCTGCCTTGATCATTACCATCTTTACAGCGCTCAAGCTGCCTGTAAGTACTACACACGTCATTACTTCCTCGATCTTGGGGGTAGGCGCATCCACGAAGCTGAACGCTGTCAAATGGGGATTGGCTGGCCGTATTCTGGTAACGTGGGTGATTACCCTTCCTGTTACGGCTTTGCTCGCAGCAGCCTGTTATGTCGTTTTTGATGTATTTCTGTAA
- the lgt gene encoding prolipoprotein diacylglyceryl transferase — protein MIDPIAIALGPLKIHWYGIIMGLAFFLGTYLARYNSKRSGIDADHVLNMVVLIIPAAIICARLYYVIFEWDQYKNNLMDIFAVWKGGLAIHGGLIGGVLAGAWYIRKHNLPFLKLADLMIPSVILGQAIGRWGNFINQEAHGGPATAEFMAKFPAFIRDQMYIGGQYYHPTFLYESLWNLVVFAILMLMLYRFKKFDGQILFSYMILYSIGRFFIEGMRTDSLLIADTLRVAQLVSLSLIAFGLILMLIFARRSKQSGHSHNSME, from the coding sequence ATGATTGATCCGATCGCAATTGCACTCGGGCCCTTAAAGATCCACTGGTACGGCATTATTATGGGACTCGCATTTTTCCTAGGCACTTATCTCGCCCGGTACAACTCCAAACGTTCAGGTATTGACGCTGATCACGTCCTGAACATGGTCGTATTGATCATACCGGCCGCCATTATTTGTGCCCGCCTCTACTATGTGATCTTCGAATGGGATCAATATAAGAACAACCTGATGGACATTTTCGCTGTTTGGAAGGGCGGTCTCGCCATTCACGGAGGTCTGATCGGCGGTGTTTTGGCTGGGGCTTGGTATATTCGCAAACACAACCTGCCGTTCCTGAAGCTGGCTGACTTGATGATTCCGAGCGTCATTTTGGGTCAAGCCATTGGCCGTTGGGGGAACTTTATTAACCAGGAAGCACATGGAGGCCCCGCCACTGCAGAGTTTATGGCGAAGTTTCCGGCATTTATCCGCGACCAAATGTACATCGGCGGTCAGTACTATCACCCAACCTTTTTGTATGAATCGCTATGGAACCTAGTGGTATTCGCGATCTTGATGCTCATGCTGTACCGTTTCAAGAAATTCGATGGACAAATCTTGTTCAGCTACATGATCCTCTACTCTATCGGACGCTTCTTCATTGAAGGAATGCGCACGGACAGCCTGCTGATTGCCGATACCTTGCGTGTTGCTCAGCTGGTCAGTCTAAGCTTGATCGCCTTCGGCCTCATCCTGATGCTCATCTTTGCTCGCAGAAGCAAGCAATCGGGTCATTCCCACAACTCCATGGAGTAA
- the ligD gene encoding non-homologous end-joining DNA ligase encodes MPAATKEYELTLEGHTMTITNPYKPLWPEANVTKLDYIRYLLLVSSPLLTYAKDRLLTVIRYPHGIHDKHFYQKNAPEYSPLWIQTSLWENTRYVLCNDQATLIWMANKAALEWHVSFHLAQDEIPTELVFDLDPSTDDFSVVIETAMLLKELLDELHLPSTVKTSGASGLQIYVPIELGYSFEQTREVGQFVASYLVNKHPKLITIERLIKNRGTKLYIDFLQHWRGKTLPAPYSTRAREHATVSTPLSWNEVPHIHPTHFTVHSVPDRLQAQGDLFAAVSSPSHRASLDAILSFLQRK; translated from the coding sequence TTGCCTGCAGCAACCAAAGAGTACGAACTTACTCTAGAAGGCCACACCATGACCATCACCAATCCATACAAACCGTTATGGCCCGAAGCAAATGTGACCAAGCTTGACTACATCCGGTATTTATTGCTGGTATCTTCTCCTCTTCTCACCTATGCGAAGGACAGGCTGTTGACGGTCATACGCTATCCACACGGGATCCATGACAAGCATTTTTATCAAAAGAACGCTCCCGAGTATTCCCCACTCTGGATTCAGACCAGTCTCTGGGAGAATACCCGTTACGTACTGTGCAACGATCAAGCAACTCTCATCTGGATGGCCAACAAAGCAGCATTGGAATGGCACGTTTCTTTTCATCTCGCACAGGATGAGATTCCTACCGAGCTCGTATTTGATTTAGATCCTTCGACAGATGACTTCTCTGTCGTCATCGAAACAGCCATGCTCTTAAAAGAACTGCTGGATGAGCTGCATTTGCCCTCCACAGTAAAAACCTCAGGAGCGAGCGGGCTGCAAATCTACGTTCCTATCGAGCTTGGCTACTCGTTTGAACAAACGCGGGAAGTGGGACAGTTTGTCGCTTCCTATCTGGTGAATAAACATCCAAAGTTGATCACGATTGAAAGATTGATCAAAAATCGGGGAACGAAATTGTACATCGACTTCTTGCAGCATTGGCGAGGCAAAACGTTACCTGCACCGTATTCTACACGTGCCAGAGAGCATGCTACCGTTTCCACACCCTTATCGTGGAACGAGGTACCCCATATTCATCCGACTCATTTTACCGTGCATAGCGTGCCGGATCGACTGCAAGCGCAGGGAGATCTCTTTGCTGCAGTGAGCTCCCCTTCCCACCGAGCATCACTGGATGCCATTCTTTCGTTTTTGCAGAGGAAGTAA
- a CDS encoding spore germination protein — MKFPNRNKPKDLIETIDTCSLMELEGIPLLPRLDENVVFLKRLFSDCSDFVLREFQMKNSVRAIAVFVDGLIDTKEVNQALKSLMILEDGDEDIEVIEEALLPVSQIARVDDYKKLLQAVLSGDTGILVEGNEEGLTLGIRGAEKRSVNEPEGEAVVRGPREGFIENIRTNTSMLRRKLKTPRLKMKSLVVGRETNTNIVVSFLEGIADPQVVKEVSQRISNIDMDAVLESGYIEELIQDNAYSPFPQVMYSERPDTIAGALLEGRVAIFVDGTPMVLIVPATFWMMMQASEDYFERSIMTTLVRLLRFLFLVLALVTPAFYVAITTFHQQMLPTTLLLSVAAARESIPFPAIVEALIMEISFEALREAGIRLPKTVGQAVSILGALVVGQAAVQAGIVSAPMVIVVSLTGIASFTIPHFNASISIRILRFPLMIAASILGIYGILVGVLVMLGHMANLRSFGVPYLSPIAPMSIGDLKDIFIRVPWSMMEKRPSFLGVENARRMDDGFANEVQQKGGQAGTSGNSNSNEEGKA; from the coding sequence ATGAAGTTCCCTAATAGAAACAAGCCAAAAGATTTGATCGAGACGATTGACACCTGCAGTCTGATGGAATTGGAGGGCATCCCCCTCTTACCGCGGCTTGATGAGAATGTTGTTTTTTTAAAGCGGCTGTTTTCCGATTGCTCTGATTTTGTTCTACGAGAGTTTCAAATGAAAAACAGTGTCCGGGCCATCGCGGTTTTTGTGGATGGATTGATTGATACCAAAGAAGTAAATCAGGCGTTAAAGTCGTTAATGATCTTGGAAGATGGCGACGAAGATATCGAAGTGATCGAGGAAGCCCTTTTGCCCGTCTCGCAAATAGCTCGAGTCGATGATTACAAAAAGCTATTGCAGGCTGTCCTATCCGGCGATACGGGCATACTCGTGGAAGGAAACGAAGAGGGACTCACCCTGGGAATCCGCGGGGCGGAAAAACGCTCGGTAAACGAACCGGAGGGCGAGGCCGTTGTCCGCGGCCCCCGCGAAGGCTTTATCGAAAACATCCGCACAAATACATCGATGCTGCGCCGAAAGCTGAAAACGCCACGACTGAAAATGAAGTCATTAGTGGTTGGACGAGAGACAAACACCAACATTGTGGTTTCCTTCTTGGAGGGAATTGCGGATCCCCAAGTCGTGAAAGAAGTGTCCCAGCGAATCAGCAATATCGATATGGATGCCGTATTGGAAAGCGGCTATATCGAAGAGTTGATCCAGGACAATGCGTACTCCCCTTTCCCACAGGTGATGTATTCCGAGCGTCCGGACACGATAGCTGGGGCTTTGCTTGAGGGGCGCGTAGCCATTTTCGTGGACGGAACTCCAATGGTGTTGATCGTCCCTGCAACCTTCTGGATGATGATGCAAGCGAGTGAAGACTATTTCGAACGTTCCATAATGACGACCCTGGTCCGATTGTTGCGCTTTCTGTTCTTGGTACTCGCGCTGGTTACCCCTGCCTTCTATGTGGCGATTACCACGTTTCATCAACAGATGCTGCCAACGACTCTATTGCTTAGCGTTGCCGCTGCCCGTGAGTCGATTCCTTTTCCGGCCATTGTGGAGGCACTGATAATGGAAATCTCCTTTGAAGCGTTGCGGGAAGCAGGGATCCGCCTGCCCAAGACCGTGGGCCAAGCTGTCAGTATTCTGGGAGCGCTGGTTGTTGGCCAGGCAGCCGTACAGGCAGGGATCGTCTCTGCGCCGATGGTTATTGTCGTTTCTCTTACAGGGATTGCCTCATTTACCATCCCTCATTTCAACGCTTCCATCTCGATCAGGATCCTACGCTTTCCATTGATGATAGCCGCTTCGATACTCGGGATCTACGGGATCCTGGTCGGGGTCCTGGTCATGCTGGGTCATATGGCAAACCTTCGTTCCTTTGGCGTACCGTATCTCTCACCAATCGCGCCGATGTCGATTGGAGATTTAAAAGACATTTTCATAAGGGTTCCCTGGTCCATGATGGAAAAGCGCCCGAGCTTTTTGGGCGTGGAAAATGCAAGGAGAATGGACGATGGCTTTGCTAACGAAGTCCAGCAAAAAGGAGGGCAGGCGGGGACATCAGGCAACAGCAATTCGAACGAGGAGGGAAAAGCGTGA